From Endozoicomonas sp. 8E, the proteins below share one genomic window:
- a CDS encoding type IV pilin protein, whose translation MKDTRTTERGFTLIEMMIVIAIIGILAAVAIPAYNQQVQDTATADARASLTGLANAMERQRAQTGSYLGASAADGDGDNDNGAPSIFATQSPETGNPNFNLTIAVPAGGVTYTLTATATGASGITAGDTITLTSLGQRGGTGTLVNVWN comes from the coding sequence ATGAAAGATACAAGAACAACAGAAAGAGGCTTCACTCTGATAGAAATGATGATTGTTATAGCAATCATTGGAATACTGGCTGCCGTAGCAATTCCTGCCTATAACCAACAGGTACAGGATACGGCTACGGCAGATGCACGTGCCTCACTCACGGGATTGGCGAATGCGATGGAAAGGCAAAGAGCTCAAACAGGTTCTTATTTAGGAGCTTCTGCAGCTGATGGTGATGGCGATAATGACAACGGTGCCCCTAGCATTTTTGCCACCCAAAGCCCGGAAACCGGCAACCCGAACTTCAACCTTACCATTGCTGTTCCAGCGGGTGGAGTGACTTACACTTTGACTGCAACGGCTACTGGTGCTTCAGGTATAACTGCGGGAGATACTATAACCCTAACCTCGCTGGGACAGCGAGGAGGGACAGGCACACTCGTCAACGTCTGGAACTAG
- a CDS encoding D-hexose-6-phosphate mutarotase codes for MTFQTNSAFKPRMIGAVPVLEIDNPFAKAMISLQGGQVLSYQPKGQEKVLWLSPLADMVEGKAIRGGVPICWPWFGPRQEGGPNHGFARTELWKFELTDTLETGETRVVLSLPIDSIPEWDGKAGLTIEIIVGKTLRISLTSRNTGARKVEISQALHTYFTVSNTDLIWIEGLDGKRYLDEADDSRACIQEGDVIIQGEVDRTYIDDSECCILHDPGLGRKITIKKSGSNGTVVWSPGPVRAEKMHDVPTFDYKSMVCVETITLPQVSVGLEPGGSHVMVAEIFVG; via the coding sequence ATGACTTTTCAAACGAATTCTGCTTTCAAACCCAGAATGATAGGCGCTGTGCCAGTTCTTGAAATCGACAATCCTTTTGCCAAAGCCATGATTTCCCTGCAGGGAGGGCAGGTTTTAAGTTATCAGCCAAAAGGTCAGGAGAAGGTCCTCTGGCTGAGCCCGCTAGCGGATATGGTTGAGGGAAAAGCGATTCGTGGTGGCGTGCCCATTTGCTGGCCATGGTTTGGTCCCCGACAGGAAGGAGGCCCCAATCACGGTTTTGCCCGAACAGAGCTTTGGAAATTTGAGTTGACTGACACGCTAGAGACTGGCGAGACTCGAGTTGTTTTGTCATTACCGATTGACAGTATTCCGGAATGGGATGGTAAAGCAGGCCTGACTATAGAGATTATTGTTGGCAAAACACTAAGAATCAGTCTGACCTCGAGAAACACTGGAGCAAGAAAAGTTGAAATCAGTCAGGCGTTGCATACTTATTTCACCGTTTCAAACACGGATCTGATCTGGATTGAAGGACTCGATGGCAAGCGTTACCTGGATGAGGCCGACGACAGCAGAGCCTGCATTCAGGAAGGGGATGTGATCATTCAGGGTGAAGTCGACAGAACCTATATTGATGATAGCGAATGCTGCATCCTTCACGATCCTGGTTTGGGAAGAAAAATCACCATCAAAAAATCCGGCAGCAACGGCACAGTCGTCTGGAGCCCGGGACCTGTTCGGGCAGAAAAAATGCATGATGTGCCTACTTTTGATTATAAGTCTATGGTTTGTGTGGAAACGATAACGTTGCCCCAGGTTTCTGTTGGGCTGGAGCCGGGGGGGAGTCATGTTATGGTGGCTGAGATTTTTGTGGGGTGA